A window from Canis lupus baileyi chromosome 4, mCanLup2.hap1, whole genome shotgun sequence encodes these proteins:
- the CCSAP gene encoding centriole, cilia and spindle-associated protein isoform X1, which translates to MSPGSGVKSEYMKRYREPRWDEYGPCYRELLHYRLGRRLLEQAHAPWLWDDWGPAGTSDDSASSASSGAAGPAPPCAPASPPAQPAAREGPERRARGPAEEQGAEAAEAAEAAEAEEARDAESAAAAAAAVPALEVKDLKEKPEQQIRTKETDKLLNSTEPRQQQSALLARGNRKAVKSPQRSSSRIKENKHPFALYGWGEKQMDTGSQKTHNVCASASVHEIHESALRAKNRRQVEKRKLVTQRQRAHSVEVEKNRRVKPSASENPWMTEYMRCYSARA; encoded by the exons ATGTCCCCGGGCAGCGGGGTGAAGAGCGAGTACATGAAGCGCTACCGGGAGCCGCGCTGGGACGAGTACGGGCCGTGCTACCGCGAGCTGCTGCACTACCGCCTGGGCCGCCGGCTGCTGGAGCAGGCGCACGCGCCCTGGCTTTGGGACGACTGGGGCCCGGCCGGCACCTCGGACGACTCGGCGTCGTCGGCGTCGTCGGGCGccgcgggccccgcgcccccctgcgcccccgcctCGCCGCCCGCGCAGCCCGCGGCGCGGGAGGGGCCGGAGCGGCGGGCGCGCGGGCCGGCGGAGGAGCAGGGCGccgaggcggcggaggcggcggaggcggcggaggccGAGGAGGCCCGGGACGCGgagagcgcggcggcggcggcggcggctgtgCCAG cactggaAGTGAAAGATCTAAAAGAAAAACCTGAACAACAGATCAGAACAAAAGAGACTGACAAGTTACTTAACAGTACTGAACCTCGACAGCAACAAAGTGCCTTACTTGCTAGAGGAAATAGGAAAGCAGTCAAAAGTCCTCAAAGATCATCAAGTAGAATAAAAGAGAACAAGCATCCATTTGCCCTTTACGGGTGGGGAGAAAAACAGATGGATACAGGAAGCCAAAAAACTCACAACGTCTGTGCTTCCGCCTCAGTGCATGAG ATTCATGAATCAGCATTACGAGCCAAGAACAGAAGACAGgtggaaaaaaggaaactggTCACCCAGAGGCAGCGTGCTCACTCCGTGGAGGTGGAGAAGAACAGACGGGTGAAGCCTTCCGCCTCCGAGAACCCGTGGATGACAGAATATATGAGGTGCTATTCAGCACGAGCATAA
- the CCSAP gene encoding centriole, cilia and spindle-associated protein isoform X2: MESWNSTLEVKDLKEKPEQQIRTKETDKLLNSTEPRQQQSALLARGNRKAVKSPQRSSSRIKENKHPFALYGWGEKQMDTGSQKTHNVCASASVHEIHESALRAKNRRQVEKRKLVTQRQRAHSVEVEKNRRVKPSASENPWMTEYMRCYSARA, translated from the exons ATGGAATCCTGGAACTCCA cactggaAGTGAAAGATCTAAAAGAAAAACCTGAACAACAGATCAGAACAAAAGAGACTGACAAGTTACTTAACAGTACTGAACCTCGACAGCAACAAAGTGCCTTACTTGCTAGAGGAAATAGGAAAGCAGTCAAAAGTCCTCAAAGATCATCAAGTAGAATAAAAGAGAACAAGCATCCATTTGCCCTTTACGGGTGGGGAGAAAAACAGATGGATACAGGAAGCCAAAAAACTCACAACGTCTGTGCTTCCGCCTCAGTGCATGAG ATTCATGAATCAGCATTACGAGCCAAGAACAGAAGACAGgtggaaaaaaggaaactggTCACCCAGAGGCAGCGTGCTCACTCCGTGGAGGTGGAGAAGAACAGACGGGTGAAGCCTTCCGCCTCCGAGAACCCGTGGATGACAGAATATATGAGGTGCTATTCAGCACGAGCATAA